The Paenibacillus sp. genome has a window encoding:
- a CDS encoding sensor histidine kinase has product MFKRPEFSLRNTIFIRLVTTFVLIMLPIILLGVYTYQWSIRTASEDISKTAVSQISFYLGDLENEIERMKLLQYGLLEDIDLNRIAITWETMGDIERMEKITSVLNRIYSLQNSSDYIHNVSVHIRPIAKTISSLNGAGDFEGDRYRAIRADFGGQGSEPIQWEGNLFLSAAKPSGMKGREPLFTIEIELDSRKLRQALQQFNTYPGSSTVLISGQRGSMLGSGFVSVLDSETQQQLAGIADGGSGTITLEDERYFVSHAYSDRLNMSIYRFIPEQIVRKPLDKFYTLAWFFAAGALVIIAVYALSTYKFIHKPLLKLVKGFRRLESGDLEQAIAHEANDEFRYIYARFNQMVVNLRTLIDQAYKQKIMAQRAELKQLQSQINPHFLYNSFFILNTMAKMGDTDRIEQFTTQLGEYFQFVTRNASDEVTLKQEIHHARMYTKIQELRFSRRIKVRFDELPAELERVMVPRLIVQPIIENAFEHSLEKMTRDGIIEVRFELSEEWACIVIEDNGDQLTDEELRRISSAIAHEDDRSETTGIVNIHRRIVITFGEGSGLQAARGKLGGLRVSIRVPLREASTYVQTADR; this is encoded by the coding sequence TTGTTCAAACGTCCCGAATTCTCTTTACGCAACACGATTTTTATTCGATTGGTGACGACGTTTGTACTGATCATGCTGCCCATCATCCTGCTCGGCGTCTATACGTATCAATGGAGCATTCGAACCGCAAGCGAAGATATTTCGAAGACGGCCGTCTCCCAAATTTCCTTCTATCTCGGCGACCTGGAGAATGAGATTGAAAGGATGAAACTGCTGCAGTATGGGCTGCTCGAGGACATCGATCTGAACAGGATCGCCATCACGTGGGAAACGATGGGAGATATCGAGCGGATGGAGAAAATCACTTCGGTGCTGAATCGCATCTATTCCCTGCAGAACAGCAGCGATTACATTCACAACGTCAGCGTCCATATCCGGCCGATCGCCAAAACGATCTCCTCGCTGAACGGCGCGGGAGATTTCGAAGGAGACCGGTATCGTGCGATTCGCGCCGATTTCGGCGGACAAGGATCGGAGCCCATTCAATGGGAGGGGAACCTATTCCTGAGCGCCGCCAAGCCGAGCGGCATGAAAGGGAGAGAACCGCTGTTTACGATCGAAATCGAGCTGGACAGCCGGAAGCTGAGGCAGGCGCTGCAGCAGTTTAACACGTACCCGGGCAGTAGTACCGTCTTGATATCGGGTCAACGGGGCTCCATGCTCGGAAGCGGCTTTGTCAGCGTGCTGGACAGCGAGACGCAGCAGCAGCTCGCCGGGATCGCCGACGGAGGGTCCGGAACGATTACGCTCGAGGACGAACGGTATTTCGTTTCCCATGCCTATTCGGACCGGCTGAACATGTCCATTTACCGTTTTATTCCGGAGCAAATCGTTCGCAAGCCCTTGGACAAATTTTATACATTGGCTTGGTTTTTCGCGGCAGGAGCCTTGGTCATCATAGCCGTGTACGCCCTTTCGACATACAAGTTCATTCACAAGCCGCTGCTCAAGCTGGTCAAGGGATTCCGCCGTCTGGAAAGCGGGGATCTCGAGCAAGCCATCGCTCACGAAGCGAACGACGAATTCCGTTATATCTATGCACGCTTCAATCAGATGGTCGTCAATCTGCGCACGCTGATCGATCAGGCGTATAAGCAGAAAATTATGGCGCAGCGAGCGGAGTTGAAGCAGCTTCAATCTCAAATCAATCCGCACTTTCTGTATAACAGCTTCTTTATCTTGAATACGATGGCCAAGATGGGAGACACGGATCGCATCGAGCAATTCACGACGCAGCTCGGCGAGTACTTTCAGTTCGTAACCCGCAATGCGTCGGACGAAGTAACGCTTAAACAGGAAATTCATCACGCCAGAATGTATACCAAAATTCAGGAGCTTCGTTTCTCCAGAAGAATCAAGGTCCGTTTCGACGAGTTGCCGGCGGAGTTGGAACGGGTCATGGTGCCTCGTTTGATCGTACAGCCCATTATTGAGAACGCATTCGAGCATAGCCTGGAGAAGATGACCCGGGACGGCATCATCGAGGTGCGCTTCGAGCTCTCGGAAGAGTGGGCTTGCATCGTGATCGAGGATAACGGCGATCAGCTGACCGACGAGGAATTGAGACGGATCTCGTCGGCCATCGCCCATGAAGACGATAGGTCGGAAACGACTGGCATCGTAAATATTCACCGCCGTATCGTGATCACATTCGGCGAAGGCAGCGGGCTGCAAGCCGCGCGCGGGAAACTGGGCGGGCTCAGGGTATCGATCCGAGTGCCGCTGAGGGAGGCGAGTACGTATGTACAGACTGCTGATCGTTGA
- a CDS encoding response regulator transcription factor — translation MYRLLIVDDEAIITDGMAEILAKLDIPGLDICKAYSGGEALDWLNSTRIDVVLSDVRMPGIDGLELMGIIRNNWPRCRIIFLTGYNDFDAVYQAIQTWGVRYLLKTEGYDKVIAAVQDAIRELDEGLRTDRHLAQAREQRNTLETLAHGEYFRHLLAGSGTLNEEVRAEDFRKLNIPLNPSEPVLLVFGSLIRAAEKPSYADRQEAAMAVKLLGDSFLRDMTRCVGIIDRFGDLLWLIQPIAERHEREDEAYAGSVRFLEGTLELIQEACLESLNVEAAFIIGGAPLPWKSLPRAYDRLRQLQHVRVGDGASMVMTVDVGQQDTAEPIRERVRTEKIELLSGHLEGGRMDAFMDLLEEMSEPVRNGRMVHAAQVMELYYSVALVFLSYINQRPTDDHITASALLRFDAHASWHEAFEFLTRTADTLFALRRQGENSRAAGAIEGILSYIEQHLAEDLSLVRLAKQSHFNPSYLSRLFKQETGQNLSEYIDQARVKKAKELLLKELKIHEVGARVGYEAAHSFTRFFKKMTGMTPQEYREAARSAEL, via the coding sequence ATGTACAGACTGCTGATCGTTGACGATGAAGCCATCATTACCGACGGTATGGCCGAAATTTTGGCCAAACTCGACATACCCGGTTTGGATATATGTAAGGCGTATTCAGGCGGAGAGGCGCTGGATTGGCTGAACAGTACGCGGATTGACGTCGTGCTGTCGGACGTCCGCATGCCTGGCATTGACGGACTTGAACTCATGGGGATCATCCGCAACAATTGGCCGAGGTGCCGAATCATTTTTCTAACCGGTTATAACGATTTCGATGCCGTATATCAGGCGATTCAAACCTGGGGCGTTCGCTATCTGCTGAAGACCGAAGGGTACGACAAGGTGATCGCAGCAGTGCAGGACGCGATCCGCGAGCTGGACGAGGGCCTTCGGACTGACCGTCACCTGGCGCAAGCCAGGGAGCAGCGCAATACTTTGGAAACGCTTGCGCATGGCGAGTATTTCCGTCATCTGCTAGCCGGCTCCGGCACCTTGAACGAGGAAGTGCGCGCCGAAGATTTCCGGAAGTTGAATATTCCGCTCAATCCGTCAGAGCCTGTCCTGCTCGTATTCGGCAGCTTGATTCGAGCGGCTGAGAAGCCGTCCTATGCGGACCGGCAGGAAGCGGCCATGGCCGTGAAGCTTCTGGGAGACTCCTTTCTTCGCGATATGACTCGTTGTGTCGGCATTATTGACCGATTCGGCGACCTGCTATGGTTGATCCAGCCGATTGCAGAAAGGCATGAAAGAGAGGATGAGGCATACGCCGGTTCCGTTCGTTTCCTGGAAGGGACGTTGGAACTGATCCAGGAGGCATGCCTGGAATCCCTGAATGTCGAAGCCGCGTTTATCATTGGAGGCGCCCCGCTTCCTTGGAAATCGCTCCCTCGAGCTTACGACCGTCTGCGCCAGCTGCAGCATGTCAGGGTGGGCGACGGAGCAAGCATGGTGATGACGGTAGACGTCGGCCAGCAGGATACGGCCGAACCGATTCGGGAGCGCGTGCGGACCGAGAAGATCGAGCTTCTCTCCGGGCATCTTGAAGGCGGACGAATGGATGCTTTCATGGATCTTCTGGAGGAGATGTCCGAGCCGGTGCGTAACGGACGGATGGTCCATGCGGCACAAGTAATGGAACTGTATTATTCCGTTGCGCTCGTGTTTCTGTCTTACATCAATCAAAGGCCGACCGACGACCACATTACGGCATCCGCCCTTCTGCGGTTCGACGCGCATGCCTCGTGGCACGAGGCGTTTGAATTTCTAACCCGTACGGCGGATACGCTTTTTGCGCTAAGACGTCAAGGGGAGAACAGCAGAGCCGCCGGCGCGATCGAAGGGATCCTCTCCTACATCGAGCAGCATTTGGCCGAGGACTTGTCCCTTGTTCGGCTGGCCAAGCAATCGCATTTTAACCCGTCTTATTTATCCCGTCTGTTCAAACAGGAAACGGGACAAAATTTGTCCGAATATATCGATCAGGCCAGGGTGAAGAAGGCGAAGGAGCTGCTTCTCAAAGAGTTGAAGATTCATGAAGTCGGCGCTCGCGTCGGCTATGAAGCGGCGCATTCGTTTACAAGATTTTTCAAGAAAATGACAGGTATGACGCCGCAAGAGTACCGGGAAGCGGCAAGAAGCGCGGAACTCTGA
- a CDS encoding DUF6171 family protein: MAGKGFGLVDDYTYAGRLAACRACPALEYDTTCMHCGCLVEIRAKLGNKDCPHPGGSRWKVNKLNFRVGAR; the protein is encoded by the coding sequence ATGGCCGGCAAGGGCTTCGGGCTCGTCGACGACTACACGTATGCCGGCCGGCTTGCGGCGTGCCGAGCTTGCCCGGCGCTTGAATATGATACGACGTGCATGCACTGCGGATGCCTGGTCGAGATTCGAGCGAAGCTCGGGAATAAGGACTGTCCGCATCCGGGAGGGTCCAGGTGGAAGGTTAACAAACTCAATTTTCGTGTGGGGGCGAGGTAG
- a CDS encoding alpha-N-arabinofuranosidase — translation MKATITVHADQASGTISRHIYGHFAEHLGRCIYEGIWVGEDSPIPNTRGIRNDVLEALRNLSIPVLRWPGGCFADEYHWKDGVGPREQRKRMVNTHWGGVVENNHFGTHEFFDLCELLGTEPYICGNVGSGSVQEMQEWVEYMTFEGESPMANWRKANGREKPWKLKYFGVGNENWGCGGNMRAEYYADEYRRYQTYVRNYGENRIYKIAGGANVDDYHWTDVLMREAGGHMDGLSLHNYTVPGGFAVKRPAIGFDEAEWFETMKLTQRMDELITRHSTIMDRHDPEKRIGLIVDEWGTWYQVEPGTNPGFLYQQNSLRDALVAGLHFHVFHRHCDRVHMANIAQTVNVLQAMILTEGAKMILTPTYHVFEMFKVHQDAEALALHLETGEYRVGEEAIPQVSASASKRADGTIDISLCNVDPNREASVSLRLRGLAGSPSVSGRVLTHADMNAHNTFEQPETVKPQQFDGFSMSGGELSATLPPMSVAVLTLRV, via the coding sequence ATGAAAGCAACGATTACCGTTCATGCCGATCAAGCGTCCGGTACGATCAGCCGCCATATCTACGGACATTTCGCCGAGCACCTAGGCCGCTGTATCTACGAAGGCATCTGGGTGGGCGAGGATTCACCGATTCCGAATACGCGCGGCATCCGCAACGACGTGCTGGAGGCGCTGCGGAATCTTAGCATACCGGTGCTCCGCTGGCCGGGCGGCTGCTTTGCCGATGAGTACCACTGGAAGGACGGTGTCGGCCCGCGGGAGCAGCGAAAGCGCATGGTGAACACGCACTGGGGCGGCGTCGTAGAGAACAACCATTTCGGCACGCACGAATTTTTCGACCTGTGCGAGCTGCTTGGCACGGAGCCGTACATTTGCGGCAACGTCGGGAGCGGCTCGGTACAGGAAATGCAGGAATGGGTCGAGTATATGACTTTCGAGGGCGAATCCCCGATGGCCAACTGGCGGAAGGCCAACGGCCGCGAAAAGCCGTGGAAGCTGAAGTATTTTGGCGTCGGCAATGAGAACTGGGGCTGCGGCGGCAACATGCGGGCGGAATATTACGCCGATGAATACCGCCGTTACCAGACGTACGTGCGGAACTACGGCGAGAACCGGATTTACAAGATCGCCGGCGGGGCCAACGTCGACGACTACCATTGGACCGATGTGCTAATGCGCGAAGCGGGCGGTCATATGGATGGGCTTAGTCTGCACAACTACACGGTGCCTGGCGGATTTGCGGTCAAACGTCCGGCGATCGGGTTCGACGAAGCGGAATGGTTCGAAACCATGAAACTGACTCAGCGTATGGACGAACTGATTACGCGTCATTCGACGATTATGGATCGGCACGATCCGGAGAAGCGGATCGGCCTGATCGTCGACGAGTGGGGCACTTGGTACCAGGTGGAGCCGGGCACGAACCCCGGTTTCCTGTACCAGCAAAACTCGCTTCGGGACGCGCTTGTAGCGGGGCTGCATTTCCACGTGTTCCACCGGCACTGCGACCGGGTGCACATGGCGAATATCGCCCAGACGGTGAACGTGCTGCAGGCGATGATCTTGACGGAAGGCGCGAAGATGATCCTGACGCCGACCTACCATGTGTTCGAAATGTTCAAGGTGCATCAGGACGCCGAGGCGCTCGCGCTTCATCTTGAGACGGGGGAGTACCGCGTGGGCGAGGAAGCGATCCCGCAGGTAAGCGCGTCGGCGTCGAAGCGGGCCGACGGCACGATCGACATCAGCCTGTGCAACGTCGACCCGAATCGCGAGGCTTCCGTGTCGCTGCGGCTTCGCGGACTGGCGGGATCGCCGAGCGTCAGCGGCCGCGTGCTGACGCATGCCGACATGAACGCGCACAACACGTTCGAGCAGCCGGAGACGGTGAAGCCGCAGCAATTCGACGGCTTTTCGATGAGCGGCGGCGAGCTGTCGGCGACGCTGCCGCCGATGTCCGTCGCCGTGTTGACGCTTCGCGTCTAA